One Candidatus Neomarinimicrobiota bacterium genomic window carries:
- a CDS encoding secondary thiamine-phosphate synthase enzyme YjbQ produces METFNVSTGQRNEFTEITGKVSNIVRDSDVQNGICVVFTPHTTAGITINENADPSVQHDLKLKLNEVFDDDPRFRHMEGNSDSHLKSSTVGCSEQIIIDGGRLVLGTWQGIYFCEFDGPRTRKVHVQILSQ; encoded by the coding sequence ATGGAGACTTTTAACGTATCAACCGGCCAGCGTAACGAATTTACCGAGATCACCGGCAAGGTGTCGAATATCGTGCGGGATTCCGACGTTCAGAACGGGATCTGCGTGGTATTTACGCCGCACACGACGGCCGGTATCACAATTAACGAAAATGCAGATCCCAGCGTGCAGCATGATCTGAAGCTGAAACTGAATGAGGTCTTCGATGACGATCCACGATTTCGCCATATGGAGGGAAATTCGGACTCCCATCTGAAGTCTAGTACAGTCGGATGTTCTGAGCAGATTATTATTGATGGCGGACGTCTGGTGCTCGGCACCTGGCAGGGCATCTATTTTTGTGAATTCGACGGGCCCCGGACCCGAAAGGTCCACGTTCAAATACTGAGTCAGTAA
- the mazG gene encoding nucleoside triphosphate pyrophosphohydrolase — protein MPQNLPDLPEDKFRALVEILKILRSPDGCPWDRKQTHKSLVPHLLEEAHEVVEMIDHQDSKGLKGELGDLIMHVVFQSQIAEEDDEFSIDDVIESINQKLIRRHPHVFSDSDVEDEDEVIKNWEQIKMEEGRESVIDGVPKSLSALIRANRLQQKASQVGFDWDSAEPVWDKVDEEIAELREVVESGATEEIEEEFGDLLFSLVNLSRFLKVNPEDALRHTINKFIRRFQAIEKRVNDENLDMDGMTLEELDAHWDAVKSEESQRDN, from the coding sequence ATGCCCCAAAACCTACCCGATCTTCCTGAAGACAAATTCAGAGCCCTGGTTGAAATCCTGAAGATCCTGCGCTCACCGGACGGCTGTCCGTGGGACCGGAAGCAGACCCACAAATCCCTGGTACCGCATCTCCTGGAAGAAGCTCACGAAGTTGTGGAGATGATCGACCATCAGGATTCCAAAGGACTCAAGGGCGAACTCGGCGATCTGATTATGCACGTGGTCTTTCAGTCGCAAATCGCCGAGGAAGACGACGAATTTTCCATCGATGACGTCATCGAGAGTATTAATCAAAAGCTCATCCGGCGGCATCCGCACGTGTTTTCCGACTCCGATGTGGAGGATGAAGATGAGGTTATCAAAAACTGGGAGCAGATCAAGATGGAGGAGGGCCGGGAATCGGTGATCGACGGCGTGCCGAAATCCCTTTCCGCACTTATTCGTGCCAACCGTCTCCAGCAAAAAGCTTCCCAGGTCGGCTTTGACTGGGATTCCGCCGAACCGGTATGGGACAAAGTCGATGAGGAAATTGCAGAACTAAGGGAAGTTGTCGAATCCGGCGCCACAGAAGAAATTGAGGAGGAGTTCGGGGATCTCCTGTTTTCGCTGGTGAATCTGTCACGCTTCCTCAAGGTGAATCCGGAAGATGCCCTCCGTCATACCATCAACAAATTCATCCGGCGCTTCCAGGCTATCGAAAAACGGGTCAACGATGAGAATCTGGACATGGACGGCATGACTCTGGAGGAGCTGGACGCCCACTGGGATGCCGTCAAGTCCGAGGAATCCCAGAGGGACAACTAG